Proteins encoded by one window of Sporichthyaceae bacterium:
- a CDS encoding 2Fe-2S iron-sulfur cluster-binding protein: MLTRIAAVQPRLHQAAVETNLALVEDLVRDAHRVHAPDLIVLPAEIGAARDSGAQARPVDGAPLALLRQLAAELQCVVAGGASAVRGRDAYATYFLVEPDGRIHLHDKNTASGREQFRLRSGSDDGLTAVVAWHRARVGLVSGLEWAQVRTAARLRAAAAGLVVGGQAGDTWPLADRADLTGRLPGLMARQVGAPVVMAAHSSVGGTQICDRDGTVLARLDRADGEGHVSATVRLGPSEPIDRPRGGTWTVDLGRATVSALRTLTAVGATTYRLRRTTRRFAWQDCPATDLPDELGPGGPRPHRGGSLPAREVVVTARRALADGVVGLTFSAADGGLLPVWAAGAHIDLLLPNDLIRQYSLCGEPTSGRFDIAVLDVPGGRGGSRWIHQNLMPGERLQVRGPRNHFALSAGSQPVFLAGGIGITPIRAMVHEARARGLDWRLIYGGRTHSAMAFVDELRALDPQRVRVVPLDVDGLLDLDGTVANLPGRAEVFACGPAGMLEVLEKLFAEDTTGRLHLERFEPRLSPVDRVDADFTITLASSGRQMVVPAHRRALDVLREAGVPVDSACRAGVCGSCAVRVLDGTPDHRDSIGESGRPENAMMVCVSRSLTPDLTLEV; this comes from the coding sequence GTGTTGACCCGAATCGCGGCCGTCCAGCCGCGGCTGCACCAGGCCGCGGTGGAGACCAACCTGGCCCTGGTCGAGGACCTCGTCCGCGACGCGCACCGGGTGCACGCTCCGGATCTGATCGTGCTCCCCGCAGAAATCGGTGCCGCACGCGACTCCGGCGCGCAGGCGCGGCCGGTCGACGGGGCCCCGTTGGCGCTGTTGCGTCAGCTCGCCGCGGAACTGCAGTGCGTGGTCGCCGGCGGTGCGTCTGCGGTGCGCGGTCGCGACGCCTACGCCACGTACTTCCTGGTGGAGCCCGACGGGCGCATCCACCTGCACGACAAGAACACCGCGTCCGGCCGGGAGCAGTTTCGGCTGCGCAGCGGATCCGATGACGGCCTGACGGCCGTCGTGGCCTGGCACCGTGCGCGCGTCGGTCTGGTCAGCGGCCTGGAATGGGCGCAGGTCCGCACGGCTGCGCGGCTACGTGCGGCCGCCGCGGGTCTCGTGGTCGGCGGGCAGGCCGGGGACACCTGGCCGTTGGCGGACCGAGCGGACCTGACGGGTCGTCTTCCGGGCCTGATGGCTCGTCAGGTGGGAGCGCCGGTCGTCATGGCGGCGCATTCCTCAGTGGGCGGGACACAGATCTGCGACCGCGACGGCACGGTGTTGGCCCGGCTCGACCGCGCGGACGGCGAAGGGCATGTCAGCGCCACGGTGCGTCTCGGGCCGAGCGAGCCGATCGACCGTCCGCGCGGCGGGACCTGGACCGTCGATCTCGGGCGAGCCACGGTGTCCGCGCTGCGAACCCTCACCGCCGTGGGCGCGACTACTTATCGCCTGCGCCGCACGACGCGGCGCTTCGCCTGGCAGGACTGTCCGGCCACCGACCTGCCCGACGAGCTGGGGCCGGGCGGCCCGCGGCCGCACCGGGGTGGTTCCCTTCCCGCGCGCGAGGTCGTCGTCACCGCACGCCGCGCCCTGGCGGACGGCGTCGTCGGACTGACGTTCAGCGCGGCGGACGGCGGTTTGCTGCCGGTCTGGGCGGCCGGGGCGCACATCGATCTGCTGTTGCCGAATGACCTGATCCGGCAGTACTCGCTGTGCGGCGAACCGACGAGCGGCCGGTTCGACATCGCGGTGCTGGATGTTCCCGGCGGCCGGGGTGGATCACGCTGGATCCACCAGAACCTCATGCCGGGGGAGCGGCTGCAGGTCCGGGGGCCGCGCAACCACTTCGCACTGTCCGCGGGTTCCCAGCCCGTATTTCTCGCCGGGGGCATCGGCATCACCCCGATCCGCGCCATGGTCCACGAGGCCCGGGCGCGCGGCCTCGATTGGCGCCTGATCTACGGCGGACGTACCCATTCCGCGATGGCGTTCGTCGATGAGCTGCGGGCGCTGGATCCGCAACGCGTCCGGGTCGTTCCGCTCGACGTCGACGGTCTGCTCGACCTGGACGGGACCGTGGCGAACCTGCCGGGCCGCGCCGAGGTGTTCGCGTGTGGACCCGCCGGCATGCTCGAGGTCCTGGAGAAGCTGTTCGCGGAGGACACGACCGGTCGGCTGCACCTCGAGCGGTTCGAACCCCGGCTGTCACCGGTCGATCGGGTGGACGCCGACTTCACCATCACGCTGGCCTCCTCCGGCCGGCAAATGGTCGTGCCCGCGCACCGGCGGGCACTGGACGTGCTGCGCGAGGCCGGGGTGCCCGTCGACAGTGCCTGCCGCGCCGGGGTGTGTGGCAGCTGCGCCGTGCGGGTGCTGGACGGTACCCCTGATCACCGGGACTCCATCGGCGAATCGGGACGACCCGAGAACGCGATGATGGTCTGCGTATCGCGGTCCCTCACCCCCGACCTCACCCTCGAGGTATGA
- a CDS encoding SDR family oxidoreductase has product MNGLPIPPPLGTGMLPPGTYAGQVVAVTGGGTGLGKAIAVEFARLGAAVAVLSRKPEHHAAGVAAIEAVGAKAAAFAVDVRDPEAVAAAFDAVEEALGPVDVLVNNAAGNFPQPAEDISPRGWRAVTDIVLDGTFFCSTEFARRCHASARPGAILNIAATYSWTGGPGTSHSAAAKAGVVNLTQSLAVEWAPDGIRVNGLAPGLFPHEDVPVQMRVDTPEGLASLAGTIPAGRVGQPHELGWAATYLCSPYAAYLTGHTLVLDGANWLRRGLRMPDFTAVREQFPKETS; this is encoded by the coding sequence ATGAACGGCCTTCCCATCCCACCGCCGCTCGGCACCGGCATGCTCCCGCCCGGTACCTACGCCGGTCAGGTGGTGGCCGTCACCGGCGGCGGCACCGGCCTGGGTAAGGCCATCGCCGTGGAGTTCGCGCGGCTCGGTGCCGCGGTCGCGGTGCTTTCGCGCAAGCCCGAGCACCACGCCGCCGGGGTCGCGGCGATCGAGGCGGTCGGCGCGAAGGCGGCAGCGTTCGCCGTGGACGTCCGGGACCCGGAGGCCGTTGCCGCCGCGTTCGACGCGGTCGAGGAGGCGCTGGGACCCGTCGACGTCCTGGTGAACAACGCGGCCGGGAACTTCCCGCAACCCGCTGAGGACATCAGCCCGCGCGGCTGGCGTGCGGTCACCGACATCGTGCTCGACGGAACCTTCTTCTGCAGCACGGAGTTCGCGCGCCGTTGCCACGCGTCCGCACGGCCCGGCGCGATCCTCAACATCGCCGCGACGTACTCCTGGACGGGCGGCCCGGGAACCTCGCACTCGGCTGCGGCCAAGGCCGGTGTGGTGAATCTGACGCAGTCTCTGGCGGTGGAATGGGCGCCCGACGGCATTCGCGTCAACGGCCTCGCCCCCGGCCTGTTCCCGCACGAGGACGTGCCGGTGCAGATGCGGGTGGACACCCCGGAAGGTCTCGCCTCGCTCGCCGGCACCATTCCGGCCGGTCGCGTCGGGCAGCCGCACGAGCTCGGCTGGGCCGCGACCTACCTCTGCTCGCCGTACGCCGCCTACCTGACCGGCCACACGCTGGTGCTTGACGGCGCCAACTGGTTGCGCCGGGGTCTGCGCATGCCCGACTTCACTGCGGTGCGAGAGCAATTCCCCAAGGAGACGTCGTGA
- a CDS encoding FAD-dependent monooxygenase, whose product MATESVDVLIVGARCAGSAAAAMFARAGRCVLALERATFPADTLSSHTMFAGHLDEIRLIGAEHRVLELGPPDLRYSHLEVSDGMSAPVTLDEVVSDDNAFTVTSVRRYLLDQVLVDNAREAGAEVREQSAFTDLIRRGGRVVGVTYVDASGEQHQVRAKLVLGADGQFSSVAERLGVSEPYRYSHSPRAAVYRHIVDPVTTGPAATTVYSWLLGTSIAFAFPTTPRGQIVVMFIDEDTDLDLARQDPERFWDAKLTVHPTIAARLAGATEMGPLRITDQLSSYFRHASGPGWALIGDAGHFKDPIIGQGMRDAIWAGRTVCERAEARLDNPAELDRALRRWEAERERECLLAYLGAVLESHLTVNSAGRRQLLRVLDELKFPLIQALGHRNGNVTKFIRPDLVATALGRTLKASPDRRALIGDLAADARLLGRVLWHAKRNTFRSTDAMLELEQVGAGWPRPRRGDRTSAPC is encoded by the coding sequence GTGGCCACCGAAAGCGTCGACGTCCTGATCGTGGGCGCGCGCTGCGCGGGTTCCGCCGCGGCCGCGATGTTCGCCCGCGCAGGCCGTTGCGTGCTGGCGCTGGAGCGGGCCACGTTTCCGGCCGACACCCTGTCCAGCCACACGATGTTCGCCGGTCATCTGGACGAGATCCGGCTCATCGGCGCCGAGCACCGGGTGCTGGAACTCGGCCCGCCGGACCTGCGTTATTCGCATCTCGAGGTATCTGACGGTATGTCAGCACCGGTCACCCTGGACGAGGTGGTCTCCGACGACAACGCGTTCACGGTGACCTCGGTGCGTCGTTACCTGCTGGACCAGGTGCTGGTGGACAACGCTCGCGAGGCCGGTGCCGAGGTGCGCGAGCAGTCCGCGTTCACTGACCTCATCCGCCGCGGCGGGCGCGTTGTCGGCGTGACCTACGTCGATGCGTCGGGCGAGCAGCACCAGGTGCGGGCGAAGCTCGTGCTCGGTGCGGACGGTCAGTTCTCCTCGGTGGCCGAGCGGCTCGGCGTCTCGGAGCCGTACCGCTACTCGCACAGCCCTCGCGCGGCGGTGTACCGCCACATCGTCGATCCGGTCACCACCGGTCCCGCGGCGACGACGGTCTACAGCTGGCTGCTCGGCACGTCGATCGCCTTCGCCTTCCCGACCACCCCCCGCGGCCAGATCGTGGTCATGTTCATCGACGAGGACACGGACCTGGACCTGGCGCGGCAGGACCCCGAGCGGTTCTGGGACGCCAAGCTGACCGTCCATCCGACGATCGCCGCACGCCTGGCCGGCGCGACGGAGATGGGGCCGTTGCGGATCACCGACCAGCTCTCGTCTTACTTCCGGCACGCGAGCGGGCCCGGCTGGGCGCTGATCGGCGACGCGGGTCATTTCAAGGACCCGATCATCGGCCAGGGTATGCGCGATGCCATCTGGGCGGGCCGAACGGTGTGCGAACGCGCCGAGGCGCGTCTCGACAATCCCGCCGAACTCGACCGGGCGTTGCGCCGGTGGGAGGCAGAACGGGAGCGCGAATGCCTGCTCGCCTACCTGGGGGCGGTACTGGAGTCCCACCTGACGGTGAACTCCGCCGGCCGTCGCCAGTTGCTCCGGGTCCTCGACGAGTTGAAGTTCCCGCTCATCCAGGCACTCGGGCACCGCAACGGCAACGTCACGAAGTTCATCCGCCCCGACTTGGTGGCCACCGCCCTGGGGCGCACGCTGAAAGCCTCGCCGGACCGCCGCGCGCTGATCGGTGACCTGGCGGCCGACGCGAGGCTGCTCGGCCGGGTGCTGTGGCACGCGAAACGCAACACCTTCCGCTCGACCGATGCGATGCTCGAGCTCGAGCAGGTCGGCGCGGGATGGCCGCGACCGCGTCGCGGAGACCGAACGTCCGCGCCGTGTTGA
- a CDS encoding cytochrome P450: MDDLRTWIREADDRAYSEHVAKAETESPRAQVGEFHGPLAEARSRCPVQPHSQSTLVGFEDYRKAMSVFSERPVYALIGHAQTRQGFMDTSVFSSSIHNETIAQVWGETLLGMDGGQHRQYRGIITHAFRKSVLERWEGSAISPIVEGLIDRFAGRGRAELVGEFTMLFPVYVVAEMLGLPRADVPKFTSWAADTIAIFFDPKTALAASAALQDYLDAAIEERRAKPNDDLIGLLVAAEIEGQRLTNQEIINFCRILLPAGAETTARSTGNLLLGLLTHPDQLELLRADESMIDRAIEEGLRWEPPLTSVNRLSTRQVEIDGVPIPAGAIVECNMSGANRDPAVWPDPDRFDITRPPAQHLAFAAGPHLCLGIHLARAESRIALRTLLRRLPGLRLDPDAAVPKARGLGFRSPRSLPVVFDVS; this comes from the coding sequence ATGGACGACCTGCGGACCTGGATCCGGGAGGCGGACGACCGCGCCTACAGCGAGCACGTCGCCAAGGCCGAGACGGAGTCACCGCGGGCGCAGGTCGGGGAGTTCCACGGCCCGCTCGCCGAGGCACGCTCCCGCTGCCCGGTCCAGCCGCACAGCCAGTCGACGCTGGTCGGTTTCGAGGACTACCGCAAGGCGATGTCGGTCTTCAGCGAGCGGCCGGTCTATGCGCTGATCGGCCACGCGCAGACGCGGCAGGGCTTCATGGACACCTCGGTCTTCTCCTCCTCGATCCACAACGAGACCATCGCCCAGGTGTGGGGCGAGACGCTGCTCGGAATGGACGGCGGGCAGCACCGCCAGTACCGCGGGATCATCACCCACGCCTTCCGCAAGTCGGTGCTCGAGCGCTGGGAGGGCTCCGCGATCTCGCCGATCGTCGAGGGTCTGATCGACCGCTTTGCCGGGCGCGGCCGGGCCGAGTTGGTGGGCGAGTTCACGATGTTGTTCCCGGTGTACGTCGTCGCGGAGATGCTCGGGCTACCGCGCGCGGACGTCCCGAAGTTCACCTCGTGGGCCGCCGACACGATCGCGATCTTCTTCGACCCGAAAACCGCGCTGGCCGCTTCGGCCGCCCTGCAGGACTACCTGGACGCGGCCATCGAGGAGCGCCGGGCGAAGCCGAACGACGACCTGATCGGCCTGCTCGTCGCGGCCGAGATCGAGGGCCAGCGGCTGACCAACCAGGAGATCATCAACTTCTGCCGCATCCTGCTGCCCGCCGGCGCCGAGACGACGGCGCGTTCGACCGGCAACCTGCTGCTCGGCCTGCTCACCCACCCCGATCAGCTCGAGCTGCTCCGCGCCGATGAGTCGATGATCGACCGCGCCATCGAGGAGGGACTGCGCTGGGAGCCGCCGCTCACCTCGGTGAACCGGCTGTCCACCCGGCAGGTCGAGATCGACGGCGTGCCGATCCCGGCCGGGGCGATCGTGGAGTGCAACATGAGCGGCGCGAACCGCGACCCCGCCGTCTGGCCGGACCCGGACCGGTTCGACATCACCCGCCCACCGGCACAGCACTTGGCGTTCGCCGCCGGTCCGCATCTCTGCCTCGGGATCCACCTCGCCCGGGCCGAGTCCCGGATCGCACTGCGCACCCTGCTGCGCCGGCTGCCCGGGCTCCGACTCGACCCCGACGCGGCGGTCCCGAAAGCCCGCGGGCTCGGGTTCCGCTCCCCGCGTTCGCTCCCTGTCGTCTTCGACGTGTCATGA
- a CDS encoding HNH endonuclease signature motif containing protein → HGVPLAVGRTRRTVTPGQWSALVIRDTGCIFPGCDRPAAWCQAHHLIPWEEGGPTDLDNLVLLCDHHHDTIHHHDWEAELGADGHPQVIPPPWIDPSRTPRRNQHWRPPPVGVFT, encoded by the coding sequence GCCACGGCGTCCCCCTCGCCGTCGGGCGCACCCGGCGCACCGTCACCCCGGGCCAGTGGTCGGCCCTGGTCATCCGCGACACCGGCTGCATCTTCCCCGGCTGCGACCGCCCCGCGGCCTGGTGCCAGGCGCACCACCTCATCCCATGGGAAGAGGGGGGTCCCACGGACCTGGACAACCTGGTATTGCTCTGCGACCACCACCACGACACGATCCACCACCACGACTGGGAAGCCGAACTCGGCGCAGACGGCCACCCCCAAGTGATCCCACCACCATGGATAGACCCGTCACGAACACCACGGCGCAACCAGCACTGGCGACCACCGCCCGTTGGCGTGTTCACCTGA
- a CDS encoding mycofactocin-coupled SDR family oxidoreductase, producing MKNRFDGAVVLISGIARGQGRSHAVRLAAEGADIIGFDICADIATNEYPLATPDDLEQTRKLIEEHDRRAVLVQADVRDRAAVREVVARGVADLGGLTHVIAQAGICPLGNEDPQAFLDVVDVNLGGVLNTVSAAMPHLSAGSAIVCTGSLAGLVSSGTSRNAGGGLGYSWSKVSIAGYVHDLAQVLAPRNIRINAVHPTNTNTPMLQSPPMYRAFRPDLENPTAEDARTAFPAMNAMPTPWVEPGDVSDAVLFLLSAQARWITGLQLPVDAGAYVKHKPRP from the coding sequence ATGAAGAATCGGTTCGACGGTGCCGTCGTCCTGATCTCCGGGATCGCCCGCGGACAGGGCCGCAGTCACGCCGTGCGCCTGGCCGCGGAGGGCGCCGACATCATCGGTTTCGACATCTGCGCCGACATCGCCACCAACGAATACCCGCTGGCCACGCCGGACGACCTGGAGCAGACCCGCAAGCTCATCGAGGAGCACGACCGCCGCGCTGTCCTGGTGCAGGCCGACGTGCGGGACCGCGCGGCGGTGCGCGAGGTCGTCGCTCGCGGGGTCGCCGACCTCGGCGGGCTCACCCACGTCATCGCCCAGGCCGGGATCTGCCCGTTGGGCAACGAGGATCCGCAGGCGTTTCTCGACGTCGTCGACGTGAACCTCGGCGGCGTCCTGAACACGGTGAGCGCGGCGATGCCCCATCTGTCGGCCGGGAGCGCGATCGTCTGCACCGGGTCGCTGGCCGGGCTCGTCTCCAGCGGCACGAGCCGCAACGCCGGCGGCGGCCTCGGCTACAGCTGGTCGAAGGTGTCGATCGCCGGCTACGTGCACGACCTCGCGCAGGTGCTGGCGCCACGGAACATCCGGATCAATGCGGTGCATCCGACCAACACCAATACGCCCATGTTGCAGAGCCCGCCGATGTACCGGGCGTTCCGGCCGGACCTGGAGAACCCGACCGCCGAGGATGCGCGCACCGCGTTCCCGGCGATGAACGCGATGCCGACCCCGTGGGTCGAGCCCGGCGACGTCAGCGACGCGGTCCTGTTCCTGCTCTCCGCACAGGCCCGTTGGATCACCGGCCTGCAGCTGCCGGTCGACGCCGGCGCCTACGTCAAGCACAAGCCCCGCCCTTAG
- a CDS encoding ABC transporter substrate-binding protein, which yields MTEHPPLPGTPPQRLYHGKPIEPYRLGVIVDLPEHPGLSDAFPDMAQFALDEAHARGAVERPVELVVKEVFGQPWTNSYALRRVYAELVEEGVLGVIGPFTTDNSLAVLDLTEQHRLPTISICGTLHWRGPYAFAIANGGLADEPYVMASWLAANRHRRVAVLRERTQIGEEYAEHFRRAMQMYGIAVVAEPPVYPSIHVDELADVLEECRAANPDALVYLGLGGVNQTVRPALEKVDWDPPRIQTTAYVSAGYSAERARRIEGWVGVDQYHEGNEVYAAVLDRFSPRYGYRPANSGGTCGYDIGHVFGLALGRMRTASPWGLRDAVETVRRLPACTGGPGTTITFGPEDHRGLKGPDFLILRRSVDGQSVLEGTAAVPGWTQPT from the coding sequence GTGACCGAGCATCCGCCCCTGCCCGGCACCCCGCCGCAGCGGCTCTACCACGGCAAGCCGATCGAGCCGTACAGGCTGGGCGTGATCGTCGACCTGCCCGAGCACCCGGGGCTGTCCGATGCCTTCCCCGACATGGCGCAGTTCGCCCTCGACGAGGCGCACGCCCGTGGTGCGGTCGAGCGTCCGGTCGAACTCGTCGTCAAGGAGGTCTTCGGACAGCCGTGGACGAACTCCTACGCGCTGCGCCGCGTCTACGCAGAGCTCGTCGAGGAAGGCGTGCTCGGCGTGATCGGCCCGTTCACCACCGACAACTCCCTCGCGGTGCTCGACCTGACCGAGCAGCACCGGCTGCCCACGATCTCGATCTGCGGGACGTTGCACTGGCGCGGGCCGTACGCCTTCGCCATCGCCAACGGCGGCCTGGCAGACGAGCCGTACGTCATGGCGTCCTGGCTTGCGGCCAACCGGCATCGCCGTGTCGCGGTGCTGCGCGAGCGCACGCAGATCGGCGAGGAGTACGCCGAGCATTTCCGCCGTGCGATGCAGATGTACGGGATCGCCGTGGTCGCCGAGCCGCCGGTGTATCCGTCGATCCACGTCGATGAGCTTGCGGACGTGTTGGAGGAATGCCGCGCGGCGAACCCGGACGCGTTGGTGTACCTCGGCCTCGGTGGTGTGAACCAGACCGTCCGCCCGGCTCTGGAGAAGGTCGACTGGGATCCGCCGCGGATCCAGACCACGGCGTACGTCAGCGCGGGCTACAGCGCGGAGCGCGCGCGCCGCATCGAGGGCTGGGTGGGCGTCGACCAGTATCACGAGGGCAACGAGGTCTACGCCGCCGTGCTGGACCGGTTCTCCCCGCGTTATGGCTACCGGCCGGCCAACAGCGGGGGCACCTGCGGTTACGACATCGGGCACGTCTTCGGGCTCGCGCTCGGCCGGATGCGCACCGCCAGTCCGTGGGGTCTGCGCGATGCGGTGGAGACCGTGCGCCGGCTGCCCGCATGCACCGGCGGACCGGGGACCACGATCACGTTCGGCCCGGAGGACCACCGCGGCCTGAAGGGCCCCGACTTCCTGATCCTGCGCCGCTCCGTGGACGGCCAGAGCGTCCTGGAAGGCACGGCGGCGGTGCCGGGTTGGACCCAGCCCACATGA
- a CDS encoding NAD-dependent epimerase/dehydratase family protein: protein MRVLVTGASGAFGAPLCAALAAGGVDVIGMARRPPATFPAGAEFVAGDIRDADAVDAAVAKADRVVHLAWFMGVAKDREGAERINLGGTRNVIAAARKHGVQKLIFSSSVTAYGVTPGHGVYRENDERRPDPQLQYAHHKMVVEDELLGCGIPLAMVRPNIVIGRNVSSMSVAILATPVLVGVRGQAHPFQFVHQDDVMRFLYAVTTGERTGLVNLADAATTSLEQVGEMLGRRVVRLSAGVLGRSMDLMFRFGLSDVDSVALDMLKEFPVADTTALREQWGFRTSWSMQDALRDTRRAIAGVNLLGTKQVRRRDAPVLPPIGGAAGDIARLSPAVLAAVHRELPADSALTADLLSRAAGGWQARPSHDTRRVAGWAATETSLLLGALPTDLSVETAAARLSQLGDLLVDLVALTQDEPAVITRVEAVAPALSGLVAAVGAGADLPSPWSAPLADVVHAARTCARAWN, encoded by the coding sequence ATGAGAGTGCTCGTCACCGGCGCGAGCGGCGCTTTCGGTGCCCCGCTCTGTGCAGCGCTCGCCGCCGGGGGAGTCGACGTCATCGGGATGGCCCGGCGTCCTCCGGCGACCTTCCCGGCCGGCGCCGAGTTCGTCGCCGGTGACATCAGGGATGCCGACGCCGTCGATGCCGCGGTCGCGAAGGCTGACCGTGTCGTGCATCTGGCCTGGTTCATGGGTGTCGCGAAGGACCGCGAGGGCGCCGAGCGGATCAACCTCGGCGGTACCCGCAATGTGATCGCGGCGGCCCGCAAACACGGCGTGCAGAAACTGATCTTCTCCTCGTCGGTGACGGCCTACGGCGTGACTCCGGGCCACGGGGTCTACCGCGAGAACGACGAACGCCGGCCGGACCCGCAACTGCAGTACGCGCACCACAAGATGGTGGTCGAGGACGAGTTGCTGGGCTGCGGCATCCCGTTGGCGATGGTGCGGCCCAATATCGTCATCGGCCGCAACGTGTCCTCGATGTCGGTGGCGATTCTCGCGACGCCGGTTCTGGTGGGCGTCCGCGGCCAGGCGCACCCCTTCCAGTTCGTGCATCAGGACGACGTGATGCGCTTCCTCTACGCCGTCACGACCGGGGAGCGCACCGGCCTGGTCAACCTCGCCGACGCGGCGACCACGAGCCTGGAACAGGTCGGGGAGATGCTGGGGCGCCGGGTCGTGCGGCTGTCCGCGGGTGTGCTCGGGCGCAGCATGGATCTGATGTTCCGGTTCGGATTGAGCGACGTCGACAGCGTCGCCCTGGACATGCTGAAGGAGTTCCCGGTCGCGGACACCACGGCCCTGCGCGAGCAGTGGGGCTTCCGGACGTCCTGGTCGATGCAGGACGCGTTGCGCGACACCCGTCGGGCCATCGCCGGGGTCAACCTGCTCGGCACCAAGCAGGTACGGCGCCGCGACGCCCCGGTCCTGCCGCCCATCGGGGGGGCCGCCGGGGACATCGCGCGGCTCTCGCCGGCCGTGCTCGCCGCTGTTCATCGCGAGCTGCCGGCGGACTCGGCCCTGACTGCGGACCTCCTCTCCCGCGCGGCCGGTGGATGGCAGGCGCGCCCGAGCCACGACACCCGCAGGGTGGCTGGGTGGGCGGCGACCGAGACGTCGTTGCTACTCGGCGCCCTGCCCACGGATCTGTCCGTGGAGACGGCCGCGGCGCGGCTTTCCCAGCTCGGCGATCTGCTGGTCGACCTGGTCGCGCTGACGCAGGACGAACCCGCGGTGATCACCCGGGTCGAGGCCGTCGCCCCGGCGCTGTCCGGCTTGGTCGCTGCGGTGGGAGCAGGCGCAGACTTGCCATCGCCGTGGTCCGCGCCCCTGGCGGATGTGGTGCACGCCGCCCGGACCTGTGCCCGGGCATGGAACTGA
- a CDS encoding aldehyde dehydrogenase family protein, with protein MSVATPDLRVFDGLYVDGRWLPTDADEPVLNPATEAVIARAPVGGMAEVDLAIAGARRAFDTGPWPNLTPRQRGAALERLLGIFTSWADAITDVVIDEVGTSAMIARRGQVDTPLRHLEWFVEHLAGWKPETPLPATVMSARHGRVLGSGVLRREPVGVVSAITPFNAPFFLNIMKLAPALAAGCTMVLKPSPYTPLEALLIARAAEEAELPPGVLSVVTGGIDVARALTTDARIDAVTFTGSDAVGEQILVQAAPTMKRVLLELGGKSAMIVLPEADLAAAVAGGVQQAATFSGQGCALWTRHLVHRSCFEDYVGMLAVGLEKVTVGDPRDPATVMGPLIRESQRARVEHYVDLARAEGGQILAGGARPAGLDRGFYYRPTLVTGLTNASSVAQDEIFGPVLLAIPFDTDEEAIAIANDSRYGLSGAVWGDPARAYDLACALRTGNVSINGGTGGMSSWAPFGGWRRSGLGRELGEGALDEFTEMKAIQWHAG; from the coding sequence ATGTCGGTGGCGACCCCGGATCTGCGGGTGTTCGACGGCCTGTACGTGGACGGCCGCTGGCTCCCGACCGACGCCGACGAGCCGGTGCTCAACCCCGCCACCGAAGCCGTCATTGCCCGGGCGCCAGTGGGCGGAATGGCCGAGGTCGACCTCGCCATTGCCGGGGCCCGGCGGGCGTTCGACACCGGGCCCTGGCCGAACCTGACGCCCCGTCAGCGCGGGGCCGCCCTGGAGCGTCTCCTCGGCATCTTCACCTCGTGGGCGGACGCCATCACCGACGTCGTCATCGACGAGGTCGGGACCTCGGCGATGATCGCGCGGCGCGGGCAGGTCGACACTCCGCTGCGGCACCTGGAGTGGTTCGTCGAGCACCTCGCGGGTTGGAAGCCGGAGACGCCCCTGCCCGCGACCGTGATGAGCGCACGGCACGGGCGGGTGCTCGGGTCCGGCGTGCTCCGACGCGAGCCGGTTGGTGTCGTCTCCGCGATCACGCCGTTCAACGCGCCGTTCTTCCTCAACATCATGAAGCTGGCGCCCGCGCTGGCGGCGGGCTGCACGATGGTGCTCAAGCCCTCGCCGTACACACCGCTGGAAGCGTTGTTGATCGCGCGGGCAGCCGAGGAGGCCGAGCTGCCGCCGGGCGTGCTGAGCGTGGTGACCGGCGGCATCGACGTCGCCCGGGCCCTCACCACCGATGCACGGATCGACGCGGTGACCTTCACCGGATCCGATGCCGTCGGCGAGCAGATCCTCGTCCAGGCCGCCCCGACGATGAAGCGCGTGCTGCTGGAACTCGGCGGAAAGTCCGCGATGATCGTGCTGCCCGAGGCCGACCTGGCCGCGGCGGTCGCGGGGGGCGTGCAGCAGGCCGCGACGTTCTCCGGTCAGGGCTGTGCGCTGTGGACCCGCCACCTCGTCCATCGCAGCTGCTTCGAGGACTACGTCGGGATGCTCGCGGTGGGCCTGGAGAAGGTCACCGTCGGCGACCCGCGCGACCCCGCCACCGTGATGGGGCCGCTGATCCGCGAGTCGCAACGCGCCCGCGTCGAGCACTACGTGGACCTCGCGCGTGCCGAGGGCGGGCAGATCCTGGCCGGCGGCGCCCGGCCGGCCGGCCTGGACCGCGGCTTCTACTACCGGCCGACATTGGTGACCGGGCTGACGAATGCCAGCTCGGTCGCACAGGACGAGATCTTCGGGCCGGTGCTGCTCGCGATCCCCTTCGACACCGACGAGGAAGCCATCGCGATCGCGAACGACTCCCGTTACGGCCTGTCCGGCGCGGTGTGGGGGGACCCAGCCCGCGCCTACGACCTCGCCTGCGCCTTGCGCACCGGCAACGTGTCGATCAACGGGGGCACCGGCGGCATGAGTAGCTGGGCACCGTTCGGCGGTTGGCGTCGCAGCGGTCTCGGCCGCGAGCTCGGCGAGGGCGCGCTCGACGAGTTCACCGAGATGAAGGCGATCCAATGGCACGCCGGCTGA